A stretch of the Duncaniella dubosii genome encodes the following:
- a CDS encoding asparaginase encodes MIHTHKPRLLIIYTGGTIGMIENPETHALQPFDFSHLIDNVPKIKKLDYEIENIQFNPIDSSDMDPAGWAEIATAIADNYDKYDGFVVLHGTDTMAYTASALSFMLGNLHKPVIITGSQLPIGEVRTDGEENLITALQIAAATTFNGSPMVQEVAILFENYLWRGNRSTKMSADNFNAFKSNNYPQLAKIGLGIHFAEEALWRPKERKPLALNTNMDRGVMFIDLHPGMTQQTLRYLLHTPDIRGIVLRTYGAGNAPTSRWFIEEIAQAVQRGIVIVNVTQCVNGGVHHRRYVAGDKLANAGVISGHDMTSEAAITKLMYLFGLGLTPSAVATRLATDICGEVTL; translated from the coding sequence ATGATTCATACACATAAACCCCGGCTTCTTATAATCTATACCGGGGGGACAATCGGAATGATCGAGAACCCGGAGACTCACGCTCTCCAGCCTTTCGATTTCAGCCACCTGATTGACAACGTACCTAAAATCAAAAAGCTCGATTACGAAATTGAAAACATCCAGTTCAATCCTATCGACTCAAGCGACATGGATCCTGCCGGATGGGCTGAAATAGCGACTGCCATCGCTGACAACTACGATAAGTATGACGGATTTGTCGTTCTTCACGGCACTGATACAATGGCCTACACAGCTTCGGCCTTGTCTTTCATGCTCGGCAATCTCCACAAACCGGTCATCATCACCGGATCGCAGCTACCTATCGGAGAAGTCCGCACCGACGGAGAGGAAAATCTCATCACAGCCCTGCAGATCGCAGCAGCAACGACATTCAACGGATCGCCGATGGTTCAGGAAGTAGCCATCCTTTTCGAAAACTATCTTTGGCGTGGAAACCGTTCGACCAAAATGAGTGCCGACAACTTCAACGCTTTCAAGAGCAACAACTATCCGCAACTGGCTAAAATAGGCCTTGGCATCCATTTTGCAGAGGAAGCGCTCTGGCGTCCGAAAGAACGCAAACCGCTCGCACTAAATACAAATATGGACCGCGGTGTAATGTTCATTGACCTGCATCCGGGAATGACGCAGCAGACACTCCGCTATCTGCTCCACACTCCTGACATACGCGGAATCGTTCTTCGCACCTATGGAGCCGGCAACGCCCCGACATCCCGATGGTTCATCGAGGAAATCGCTCAGGCCGTACAGAGAGGCATAGTGATTGTAAACGTCACTCAATGTGTAAACGGGGGTGTCCACCACCGTCGCTACGTCGCAGGCGACAAACTGGCTAACGCAGGTGTCATCTCAGGTCACGACATGACCTCTGAAGCGGCCATTACCAAACTTATGTACCTCTTCGGACTTGGCCTCACACCTTCCGCCGTGGCCACACGCCTTGCGACAGACATCTGTGGAGAAGTGACACTCTGA
- the cysK gene encoding cysteine synthase A: MKKIADSILETIGHTPLVKLGAYDKSEKTVATIYAKLEAFNPGGSVKDRVALNMINMAEQEGLLQPDATIVEPTSGNTGVGLALVGAARGYKVILTMPETMSVERRKLLAALGAKIVLTPGAEGMKGSIAKAEEIRKSTPGAVILGQFSNQANPAVHFVTTGPEIWEALDGHVDVFVGGVGTGGTISGVGRFLKSKNPAIEIVAVEPAGSPVISGGKPGTHKIQGIGAGFIPDTFDRSVVDKVITVENEEAYEASRRLARTEGILAGISSGAALHAATSLARQPEYAGKNIVVLLPDTGERYLSTELFA; encoded by the coding sequence ATGAAAAAAATCGCGGACTCGATTCTTGAGACTATCGGTCATACGCCCTTGGTGAAGCTCGGCGCGTATGACAAATCTGAAAAAACTGTTGCAACAATCTATGCCAAGTTGGAGGCGTTCAATCCCGGAGGTTCGGTCAAGGACCGTGTCGCACTCAATATGATAAACATGGCGGAACAAGAAGGATTGCTGCAACCGGATGCCACTATCGTAGAGCCGACGAGCGGAAATACAGGTGTCGGTCTCGCCCTTGTCGGCGCGGCCCGTGGGTACAAGGTCATACTGACAATGCCTGAGACAATGAGCGTGGAGAGACGGAAGCTTCTTGCGGCTCTTGGTGCAAAAATCGTGTTGACTCCCGGTGCGGAAGGCATGAAAGGATCTATAGCCAAGGCAGAGGAAATCCGCAAGTCAACCCCGGGGGCTGTAATCCTCGGGCAGTTCTCCAATCAGGCAAATCCGGCTGTCCATTTTGTCACTACAGGCCCGGAGATATGGGAGGCTCTCGACGGGCATGTGGATGTGTTTGTCGGTGGGGTCGGAACGGGCGGTACGATCAGCGGAGTGGGACGGTTTCTAAAATCCAAGAACCCTGCCATTGAGATTGTCGCTGTAGAACCGGCCGGTTCGCCTGTCATAAGCGGCGGTAAGCCGGGAACACATAAAATTCAGGGTATAGGGGCGGGATTTATTCCCGATACGTTTGACAGAAGTGTTGTCGACAAAGTGATAACGGTAGAGAACGAGGAAGCATACGAGGCATCCCGCCGTCTGGCTCGTACAGAGGGCATATTGGCAGGAATTTCGTCGGGGGCGGCTCTCCATGCTGCGACTTCGCTTGCCCGTCAGCCGGAGTATGCCGGAAAGAATATTGTGGTGTTGCTCCCTGACACGGGCGAACGCTATCTCTCGACCGAACTTTTCGCTTAA
- the radC gene encoding RadC family protein encodes METLSPFANRRIHDLGDDEKPREKALNLGIRALSDAELVGLIFGGGLPGLSVVDLARSILRDCDNRVDNLARLSMDELMAKYKGVGPAKAVCLAAAFELGRRNREQMAENREVTIRSSTDVVSLMSPSLEGLDYEEFWVLMLSRSNRVKYRRCLSQGGTAGTVVDVKLLMKRAVDCLASGIILVHNHPSGNPKPSGEDDRLTSKIKEAAAYLDMRVLDHVIIARDKSYSYADEGKL; translated from the coding sequence ATGGAAACCCTCTCTCCTTTTGCCAACCGTCGGATTCACGACCTCGGTGATGACGAAAAGCCCCGTGAAAAAGCGCTGAATCTTGGAATACGCGCACTGAGTGATGCCGAACTCGTCGGACTGATATTCGGCGGAGGGCTGCCCGGGCTTTCGGTAGTGGATCTTGCCCGGTCGATCTTGCGTGACTGTGATAACCGTGTCGATAATCTCGCACGTCTGAGCATGGACGAGCTGATGGCAAAATATAAAGGAGTCGGTCCGGCCAAGGCTGTGTGTCTTGCGGCTGCTTTCGAACTTGGCAGACGTAACCGCGAGCAGATGGCTGAAAACCGGGAAGTGACAATCAGGTCAAGCACCGACGTGGTGTCGCTTATGTCGCCTTCACTCGAAGGCCTCGATTATGAGGAATTCTGGGTTCTGATGCTGTCGCGCAGCAATAGAGTCAAATACAGGCGTTGTCTATCGCAGGGTGGGACTGCGGGAACTGTCGTTGATGTGAAGCTGCTTATGAAACGTGCTGTCGATTGTCTTGCCTCGGGCATAATACTCGTACATAATCATCCGTCGGGAAACCCGAAACCGAGTGGCGAAGATGACCGTCTTACCTCTAAAATAAAAGAAGCGGCAGCCTATCTTGACATGCGTGTGCTTGACCATGTTATAATCGCACGCGACAAATCATATTCCTACGCTGACGAAGGGAAGTTGTGA
- a CDS encoding glycosyltransferase, with product MDITKTVTDGHQAEVRPRFSVIVPVYNRIDEVRDLLDSLSRQSLKNFEVIIVEDGSTAPCLDAVREAEGIDVKYYFKENEGRSIARNYCLERAAGEYFIFFDSDCVIPPDYFSVLTRELDANPTDCFGGPDSAHESFTTTQKAINFAMTSFLTTGGIRGGKVSLEKFVPRTFNMGYSRRVYERVGGFREMFSEDIDMSTRIRNAGFSIALIRPAFVYHKRRVDFRKFLRQVYVFGMSRITLKLLYPGSLKAVHALPAIAVIIGVVLLLLSIFVSPWFLLPLAVYFLAIFVTALVSTRSVAIAAKAVPASVIQICGYGCGFIKAYFLKIILGKGRDVEEEILIRKGK from the coding sequence ATGGATATAACGAAAACTGTTACAGACGGTCATCAGGCGGAAGTGCGTCCGCGATTCTCGGTCATCGTCCCCGTCTACAACCGAATCGACGAGGTGCGTGACCTTCTTGACAGCCTTTCCCGGCAGAGCCTTAAAAATTTTGAGGTCATAATCGTCGAGGACGGATCGACCGCGCCATGTCTCGATGCTGTGCGCGAGGCTGAAGGGATAGATGTGAAATATTATTTCAAGGAGAACGAGGGGCGTTCCATAGCCCGTAATTACTGTCTGGAGCGTGCAGCCGGAGAATATTTCATCTTCTTTGACAGTGACTGTGTGATACCCCCCGACTATTTCTCAGTGCTTACCCGGGAGCTTGACGCTAATCCTACGGATTGCTTCGGAGGCCCTGACTCGGCTCACGAATCGTTTACGACTACGCAGAAGGCTATCAATTTCGCCATGACCTCTTTTCTGACCACGGGTGGAATCCGTGGCGGCAAGGTCAGCCTTGAGAAGTTTGTTCCGCGCACGTTCAACATGGGGTATTCGCGAAGGGTGTACGAAAGGGTAGGGGGCTTTCGGGAAATGTTTTCAGAGGACATCGACATGTCGACGCGCATCCGTAATGCCGGATTCAGTATCGCGCTTATCCGGCCTGCTTTCGTTTACCATAAGCGCAGGGTAGATTTCCGCAAGTTCCTGCGTCAGGTATATGTTTTCGGGATGTCGCGCATCACTCTCAAATTGCTTTATCCCGGTTCGCTCAAAGCCGTCCATGCGCTTCCGGCAATCGCGGTTATCATCGGGGTGGTTTTGTTGCTGCTCTCGATTTTTGTCAGTCCGTGGTTCCTGCTTCCATTGGCTGTCTATTTTCTTGCTATATTTGTCACTGCACTCGTAAGCACACGGTCGGTTGCAATTGCCGCCAAGGCAGTCCCTGCGAGTGTTATCCAGATTTGTGGCTACGGATGCGGTTTTATCAAGGCTTATTTTCTCAAAATCATACTCGGGAAGGGGCGTGACGTAGAAGAAGAAATCCTTATACGCAAAGGAAAGTGA
- the nspC gene encoding carboxynorspermidine decarboxylase, producing the protein MKASELPTPYYIVYEDRMRRNLELITRVEREAGVNIIMAFKANALWRSFPVVREYNRDFTASSLNELRLGNEELGGEAHVYCPVYTEQTIDEFLSRATHLTFNSLSQWERYGQRTLAAGVSPGLRVNPQCSVIETEIYNPALPGSRFGVTAEQLGGVLPEGIEGLHFHALCESSSYDLAKVLNAFEEQFGCYFRQLKWVNFGGGHLMTREGYDTAHLIEVLRGFRSRYPWLSVVLEPGSAWMWRTGDLITEVLDIVDNQGIKTAVIDASFACHMPDCLEMPYKPAITESVEEAEGLPRYRLGGNSCLSGDYVGDWCFRNPLKAGDRLTLEDMNHYTTVKTTMFNGIQHPDIVMCDINGDCTYLRRFTYEDYKHRMS; encoded by the coding sequence ATGAAAGCCTCTGAGCTACCCACACCATATTATATAGTATACGAGGACCGCATGCGCCGGAATCTTGAACTGATTACACGCGTAGAGCGCGAGGCCGGTGTCAATATCATCATGGCCTTCAAGGCCAACGCCCTGTGGCGCAGTTTTCCTGTTGTCCGCGAGTATAACCGGGATTTCACCGCAAGCTCGCTCAATGAGCTTCGTCTCGGAAATGAGGAACTCGGAGGCGAGGCGCATGTCTACTGTCCGGTGTATACCGAACAGACGATAGATGAATTTCTCTCTCGTGCGACGCATCTCACATTCAATTCCCTAAGCCAATGGGAACGATACGGACAGCGGACTTTGGCGGCCGGAGTGTCGCCGGGACTGAGGGTCAATCCGCAGTGTTCGGTCATAGAGACTGAAATCTACAATCCCGCACTTCCCGGCTCGCGCTTCGGGGTCACTGCCGAGCAGCTTGGCGGAGTGCTCCCCGAAGGGATCGAGGGGCTTCATTTCCATGCCTTGTGTGAAAGCTCAAGTTATGATCTCGCAAAAGTGCTCAATGCCTTTGAGGAACAGTTCGGATGTTATTTCCGACAGCTCAAATGGGTGAATTTCGGAGGCGGACATCTCATGACCCGCGAGGGATATGACACGGCTCATCTGATAGAGGTGCTTCGCGGTTTCCGTTCGCGTTATCCGTGGCTGAGTGTAGTGCTTGAGCCGGGGAGCGCATGGATGTGGCGTACCGGCGATCTGATTACGGAAGTTCTCGACATAGTGGACAATCAGGGAATAAAGACAGCTGTCATTGATGCGAGCTTTGCATGCCACATGCCCGACTGTCTTGAAATGCCCTATAAACCGGCCATCACCGAGAGCGTTGAGGAGGCCGAAGGGCTTCCGCGCTACCGTCTCGGCGGAAATTCATGTCTGAGCGGAGATTATGTCGGCGACTGGTGTTTCAGAAATCCGCTGAAGGCGGGCGACAGGCTGACGCTTGAGGACATGAACCACTACACTACGGTAAAGACCACCATGTTCAACGGAATTCAGCATCCTGACATCGTTATGTGTGACATCAACGGAGACTGCACATATCTGCGACGGTTCACATACGAGGACTACAAGCACCGGATGAGCTGA
- a CDS encoding ATP-dependent helicase has protein sequence MAENYLDRLNEQQRAAVEYCDGPQLVIAGAGSGKTRVLTYKIVHLLRLGFEPWRILALTFTNKAAREMRERIEELVGRETASKLWMGTFHSIFARILRSNAELIGFKSNFTIYDSADSKSLVKTIVKDMQLDEKIYKPAAVISAISGAKNALVSPEDYAISRDVIEADRRAKRPEMYAVYRAYRDRCVASGAMDFDDLLYYTNVLLRDNPDVLRHYREFFRYVLVDEYQDTNFAQHVIVTQLTRESGKLCVVGDDAQSIYSFRGANIRNILDLRHTYTDLSTFKLERNYRSTRNIINAAGSLIDKNRDQIPKQVYSENEKGVPIEVVKCYSDFEEAYQVASRVSQLKMRSGDSAEEFAILYRTNAQSRVLEEALRKRNVPYRIYGGLSFYQRKEVKDAIAYFRMALNPDDDEALKRIINFPARGIGETTVNRLVRRAIDDNVSIWTVIQQPDLHPAGLNAGTMRKLDAFAGLIAGFVQSNRSGDDASVLATEIIDRTGLFTMLLHDNTPESISKQDNLQELLNGVKEFVETRTEEGNSATGLADFMAEVSLATDQDSDSDSDEERVTLMTVHAAKGLEFNNVFVVGVEEELFPSAMAQDSPAQIEEERRLMYVAITRARKFCMLSYAGSRFRNGQTVACRPSRFLGDIDPEFLRLSTNDVLGASAPKVRPTVNYAASMAGSARSLNSLRSPGITAPRPVSSRQATTAGATASSAAGGDYTVHSVGELSENMRIEHAKFGGGLIVKIDSSGPDARITVKFDSTDERTLMLKFAKFAIVG, from the coding sequence ATGGCTGAAAATTATCTTGACAGACTTAATGAGCAGCAGCGTGCTGCCGTTGAATACTGCGACGGTCCGCAACTCGTGATTGCGGGCGCAGGTTCAGGCAAGACCCGCGTGCTCACCTATAAAATAGTACATCTTCTGCGCCTTGGCTTTGAGCCTTGGCGCATTTTGGCTTTGACCTTTACCAACAAGGCCGCGCGAGAGATGCGCGAGCGCATCGAAGAGCTCGTCGGACGCGAGACAGCTTCCAAGCTCTGGATGGGAACCTTCCATTCGATATTCGCCCGTATTCTCCGCAGCAACGCCGAACTTATAGGTTTCAAAAGCAATTTCACTATCTATGACTCCGCTGACAGCAAGTCGCTTGTCAAAACGATTGTGAAAGATATGCAGCTCGATGAGAAAATCTATAAGCCGGCGGCTGTGATTTCGGCGATTTCAGGAGCGAAAAACGCTCTTGTGTCTCCTGAGGACTATGCCATCAGTCGCGACGTGATTGAAGCTGACCGCCGAGCCAAGCGCCCGGAGATGTATGCCGTCTACCGTGCCTACCGTGACCGCTGTGTCGCAAGCGGTGCGATGGATTTCGATGACCTGCTCTATTATACCAACGTGCTGCTGCGCGACAATCCCGATGTGCTGCGCCACTACAGGGAGTTTTTCCGCTACGTGCTTGTCGACGAGTATCAGGACACCAATTTCGCACAGCATGTGATCGTGACACAGCTCACCCGCGAAAGCGGCAAGCTGTGTGTCGTTGGCGATGACGCGCAGAGCATCTACTCGTTTCGTGGTGCAAACATACGCAACATCCTCGACTTGCGCCACACATACACCGACCTCTCGACATTCAAGCTCGAACGCAACTACCGCTCGACGCGCAACATCATAAACGCCGCCGGCTCGCTCATCGACAAGAACCGCGACCAGATTCCGAAGCAGGTCTATTCAGAGAACGAAAAGGGCGTGCCGATTGAGGTGGTGAAGTGTTACAGCGACTTCGAGGAGGCTTATCAGGTAGCATCGCGTGTATCGCAGCTAAAAATGCGGTCGGGCGACAGTGCCGAGGAGTTTGCCATACTTTACCGCACCAACGCCCAGAGCCGTGTGCTTGAAGAGGCGTTGCGCAAGCGCAATGTCCCTTACAGAATCTACGGCGGACTTTCGTTCTATCAGCGTAAGGAGGTGAAAGACGCTATCGCCTATTTCCGTATGGCTCTGAACCCAGACGATGACGAAGCTTTGAAGCGTATCATAAATTTTCCGGCGAGAGGCATAGGGGAGACGACGGTCAACAGGCTCGTCCGTCGTGCCATCGACGATAATGTAAGCATCTGGACTGTGATTCAGCAACCCGACTTACATCCTGCCGGCCTCAATGCCGGAACTATGCGCAAGCTTGATGCCTTTGCCGGGCTGATAGCCGGATTTGTGCAGAGCAATCGCAGCGGAGACGATGCGTCGGTGCTCGCGACAGAGATAATCGACCGCACCGGGCTTTTCACAATGCTTCTTCACGATAATACGCCCGAAAGCATCTCGAAACAGGATAACCTGCAGGAGCTTCTCAACGGTGTGAAGGAATTTGTCGAAACACGGACGGAGGAGGGAAACAGCGCGACAGGTCTTGCCGATTTCATGGCCGAAGTTTCGCTTGCCACCGATCAGGATTCTGATTCCGACAGCGACGAGGAGCGTGTTACGCTAATGACTGTCCATGCTGCGAAGGGGCTTGAGTTCAATAATGTGTTTGTTGTCGGTGTCGAGGAGGAACTGTTTCCTTCGGCTATGGCTCAGGACTCGCCGGCACAGATTGAAGAGGAGCGTCGCCTCATGTATGTGGCCATTACCCGCGCCCGTAAATTCTGTATGCTCAGTTATGCGGGTTCGCGTTTCCGAAACGGACAGACGGTCGCCTGCCGCCCTTCGCGATTTCTCGGTGACATCGATCCGGAATTTCTCCGGCTCTCCACCAACGACGTTCTCGGCGCGTCAGCTCCGAAAGTCCGCCCGACGGTCAACTATGCAGCTTCAATGGCCGGTAGCGCCCGTAGTCTGAATTCGCTGCGTTCGCCCGGAATCACAGCCCCCCGTCCGGTTTCTTCGCGTCAGGCAACCACGGCCGGAGCGACTGCATCATCGGCTGCCGGAGGCGACTACACCGTCCATAGCGTCGGAGAACTCTCGGAGAATATGCGAATCGAACATGCGAAGTTCGGAGGCGGTTTGATTGTCAAGATCGACAGTTCCGGCCCTGATGCACGCATAACGGTGAAGTTTGACTCTACCGACGAGAGGACACTGATGCTGAAATTTGCAAAATTCGCGATAGTGGGATAA
- a CDS encoding dipeptidase, with product MKMKSLFLAMAALLPVEAFACTSLIAGKKATADGSVLVTYAADSHTLYGELYNRPGGKHSAGEVRKIVEWDTGKYLGDIPQVAETYTTIGNMNEHGLTISESTWGGREELADTTGIMDYGSLIYVTLERARTAREAIKVMTDLVKDYGYHSSGESFSIADSEEAWVMELIGKGGKEKGAVWVARRIPDDCISGHANHPRIHKFPLNDKENTIYSPDVIDFARKMGYYKGRDEDFSFSLAYGELDATATRGCDGRVWSYFNRFSDGMDAYLPYVMHGEGEAFPLWVKPNRKVSVNDMKWMMRDHFEGTPMDMTQDIGAGPYAVPYRWRPMTFKVDDKEYLNERAIATQQTGFSFVSQMNSAHPELMRGILWFGVDDANTCVYVPMYNGITSIPHEFAVGNGDLLTLSWDAAFWVTSYVANQAYHQYSKMIDDIRKVQKAEEATLEGEVDKFIAELPSMDAATARQRLNAHSADASKRYVKRYKDLGDYLLVKYMDGNIKREKDGKFERTPEGMPVSPIYGGYDERYYRSIADQTGDHLRIK from the coding sequence ATGAAAATGAAATCACTGTTTCTGGCTATGGCGGCTCTGTTGCCGGTCGAGGCGTTTGCGTGTACGAGTCTCATCGCGGGCAAGAAGGCCACGGCCGACGGTTCGGTGCTTGTGACATACGCCGCCGACAGCCATACGCTCTATGGCGAGCTTTATAACCGTCCCGGCGGCAAGCATTCGGCCGGCGAAGTGCGCAAGATAGTCGAGTGGGACACCGGAAAGTATCTCGGCGACATCCCGCAGGTGGCCGAGACCTACACCACCATAGGCAATATGAACGAACATGGTCTGACCATCTCCGAGAGTACATGGGGCGGCCGCGAGGAACTCGCCGACACCACGGGCATCATGGACTACGGTTCGCTCATCTACGTGACGCTCGAACGCGCACGCACAGCCCGCGAGGCCATCAAGGTCATGACCGATCTCGTGAAGGACTACGGCTACCATTCGAGCGGAGAGTCATTCTCTATCGCTGATTCTGAGGAGGCTTGGGTCATGGAGCTCATCGGCAAGGGCGGCAAGGAGAAGGGCGCTGTCTGGGTGGCACGCCGCATCCCCGACGATTGCATCTCGGGTCATGCCAACCATCCGCGCATCCACAAATTCCCTCTCAACGATAAGGAAAACACCATCTATTCGCCCGATGTTATCGACTTCGCCCGCAAGATGGGCTACTACAAGGGAAGGGACGAGGATTTTAGTTTCTCGCTTGCCTACGGAGAGCTCGACGCTACTGCCACACGTGGCTGTGACGGCCGTGTCTGGAGCTATTTCAACCGCTTCTCCGACGGGATGGATGCCTATCTTCCATACGTGATGCACGGCGAGGGCGAGGCTTTCCCTCTGTGGGTGAAGCCCAACCGCAAGGTTAGCGTCAACGACATGAAGTGGATGATGCGCGACCATTTCGAAGGCACTCCTATGGATATGACTCAGGACATCGGCGCAGGACCGTATGCCGTCCCCTACCGCTGGCGTCCGATGACATTCAAGGTCGACGACAAGGAATATCTCAACGAACGCGCCATCGCCACACAGCAGACCGGTTTCTCGTTCGTGTCGCAGATGAATTCGGCTCATCCCGAACTCATGCGCGGCATTCTCTGGTTTGGTGTCGATGATGCCAACACCTGCGTATATGTCCCCATGTACAACGGCATAACTTCCATCCCTCATGAATTTGCCGTCGGCAACGGAGACCTCCTGACGCTTTCGTGGGATGCCGCTTTCTGGGTTACGAGCTATGTTGCCAATCAGGCATATCACCAGTATAGCAAGATGATCGACGATATCCGCAAAGTGCAGAAGGCCGAGGAAGCCACTCTTGAGGGCGAGGTCGACAAATTTATAGCCGAACTTCCTTCGATGGACGCAGCTACGGCACGTCAGCGCCTCAACGCCCATTCGGCCGACGCTTCGAAGCGCTATGTCAAGCGCTACAAGGATCTGGGCGACTATCTGCTCGTGAAATATATGGACGGAAATATCAAGCGCGAGAAGGACGGCAAGTTCGAGCGCACTCCCGAAGGGATGCCCGTATCGCCGATATATGGCGGTTATGACGAGCGCTACTACCGTTCGATAGCCGACCAGACAGGCGACCACCTCCGAATAAAATGA
- a CDS encoding DUF3575 domain-containing protein has product MRFKILLAGVLLGLLSLCEVKAQDAAVKTNILSDIVLSPSVSAEVGLAPKWTFELTGQLNAWDVNEHYWKHWLVMPEGRYWFCRRFSGHFVGAHILGGQYNFGNLDNNIKFLGTDFSKLSDERHQGWMFGAGVAYGYSWIIDRRWNIEAEIGLGWVHTIYDVYPCAKCGTKKLSGKHHNYFGPTKAAINLIYTF; this is encoded by the coding sequence ATGAGATTCAAGATTCTTTTGGCCGGAGTCCTTTTAGGGCTTCTGAGCCTGTGTGAAGTCAAAGCGCAAGATGCAGCCGTCAAGACCAACATCCTGTCCGACATCGTATTGTCGCCATCGGTTAGCGCCGAGGTCGGACTCGCCCCAAAATGGACTTTCGAACTGACCGGGCAGCTCAACGCATGGGATGTCAACGAGCACTACTGGAAACACTGGCTCGTAATGCCCGAAGGGCGCTACTGGTTCTGCCGCAGATTCTCAGGTCATTTTGTCGGCGCTCACATCTTAGGAGGGCAATACAACTTCGGAAACCTCGACAACAACATCAAGTTTCTCGGGACTGATTTCTCGAAACTCTCCGACGAGCGCCATCAGGGATGGATGTTCGGCGCAGGCGTGGCCTACGGTTACTCATGGATCATCGACCGCCGATGGAACATCGAAGCTGAAATAGGTCTCGGATGGGTACACACGATCTACGATGTCTATCCGTGCGCCAAATGCGGCACAAAAAAGCTTTCAGGCAAACACCACAACTACTTCGGCCCGACAAAAGCCGCTATCAATCTCATCTACACATTTTAA
- a CDS encoding DUF3868 domain-containing protein, translating to MKRIASILCAFAVATPALMAFKSTADSTDIKLYDINVAVDEAAAKVRIDIDLDIEKYSVNSEREIIFTPVIVADNLSDSLALDPIVIAGRNRWFHYLRDGELEDPLTPIYRAGKKNAHAVYTREVPFASWMEQSTVEMRAESANCCDAPDRLTGPSPSGNIPLAHIDVTRPAFNPDFVYAPPVDAGPVIKSLSGSAFITFIVNRTELEPDYMINPQELRKIYNSIQYVKDDKDATITHVHIKGFASPEGPYDNNVRLAKGRTETLRRHVRDLYHFPDTVVTSSYDPEDWAGLRNYLTDSLDFPIEHRREIIDIVDGPLGYDARDREIKVRFPKDYAIILKEIYPWLRHSDYTVEYAIKTYTDINEIRHAFETDPTRLRNVDFYTLAQTFPEGSDEYCKVFETAVEVYPDDPMLNLNAANNDMKRGQLDEAQSHLLKAGNTPEAHYARAILAAKRSDYTEAVKRFKAAADAGMDGCDTLINQIGELNTYHPVTYLIKPSSK from the coding sequence ATGAAACGGATTGCAAGCATACTTTGTGCCTTCGCCGTCGCCACACCCGCCCTCATGGCATTCAAGTCGACAGCCGACAGCACCGATATAAAGCTCTATGACATCAACGTCGCCGTCGACGAGGCCGCTGCCAAAGTCAGAATCGACATTGACCTCGACATCGAAAAATATAGCGTCAATTCCGAACGCGAAATCATATTCACCCCCGTCATCGTGGCCGACAATCTCTCCGACAGCCTCGCGCTCGACCCCATAGTGATCGCCGGACGCAACCGCTGGTTTCACTACCTCCGCGACGGCGAGCTCGAAGACCCTCTGACACCCATCTACCGCGCTGGCAAGAAGAACGCCCACGCCGTCTACACCCGCGAAGTCCCCTTTGCCTCATGGATGGAACAGTCGACAGTCGAGATGCGCGCCGAATCGGCCAACTGCTGCGACGCGCCCGACCGTCTCACAGGCCCGTCACCCTCAGGCAACATTCCTCTGGCACATATCGACGTGACCCGCCCGGCGTTCAACCCCGATTTCGTCTACGCCCCGCCGGTCGATGCCGGCCCTGTCATCAAGTCGCTCAGCGGATCGGCGTTCATCACCTTCATTGTCAACCGCACCGAACTTGAGCCTGACTACATGATCAACCCTCAGGAGCTGCGCAAGATCTACAACTCCATCCAGTATGTCAAAGACGACAAGGACGCGACCATAACCCACGTCCACATCAAGGGTTTCGCATCGCCCGAAGGTCCTTATGACAACAACGTGCGTCTTGCAAAGGGACGTACGGAGACACTCCGCCGCCATGTCCGCGACCTCTACCACTTCCCCGACACGGTGGTCACTTCGAGCTACGACCCCGAGGACTGGGCCGGTCTCCGCAACTATCTGACCGACTCGCTCGACTTCCCGATCGAACACCGCCGTGAAATCATCGACATTGTCGACGGCCCGCTCGGCTACGATGCCCGCGACCGCGAAATCAAGGTGCGCTTCCCCAAGGACTACGCCATAATCCTCAAGGAAATCTACCCTTGGCTGCGACACTCGGACTACACTGTCGAGTATGCCATCAAGACATATACCGACATCAACGAGATACGCCACGCTTTCGAGACCGACCCGACGCGTCTGCGCAACGTAGACTTCTACACCCTCGCGCAGACCTTCCCCGAAGGCTCTGACGAATATTGCAAGGTTTTCGAGACTGCCGTCGAGGTCTACCCCGACGACCCGATGCTCAACCTCAACGCTGCCAACAACGATATGAAGCGCGGACAGCTCGACGAGGCACAGAGCCACCTGCTCAAAGCCGGCAACACTCCCGAAGCCCACTATGCACGCGCAATCCTCGCGGCCAAGCGCTCCGACTACACCGAGGCCGTCAAGCGATTCAAAGCCGCCGCCGATGCGGGTATGGACGGTTGCGACACGCTCATCAATCAGATAGGCGAGCTTAACACATATCACCCCGTGACATATCTCATCAAGCCTTCGTCTAAGTAA